Below is a genomic region from Candidatus Bathyarchaeota archaeon.
ATTGGATATTATCTACATGACAAGAATACAAAAGGAAAGGTTTCCAGATTTATCTGAATATGAGATGGTTAAGGGTACATACCAATTGACTCAAGATGACCTAAAAAATGTCAAAAGAAAAGCTATTGTAATGCACCCGCTTCCTAGAATAGATGAAATTGCTTTTGATGTAGATAGCACTCATCACGCTAGATATTTTAAGCAAACTTGGTATGGATTGCTTGTCAGAATGGCACTACTTTCATTAATTCTTGGTGGATTGGAATAAATTAATTGACCTTTCTACGCTTACTCCTTGGTGAATATCGGACCCATTTATTCATGATCCTTCTCTTTGCTTCATTCCACATATTGAAAGGAATAATAAGAGACGAAGATCTTCCGAAATATTCTGTTGAACTGGAATTACATGAAGGGCACTTTGATTTAATACCTCTTGAAGTACTATTACACTTTTTACAAAATGTGTATGTATTAGCAAAAGCAAAAAATTCTATCTTTTTATCAATAATTTTTTTCGCTAAGCTACTCATATTAGCAGCGTCATGTTCTTTTTCATCCAAGCATATAAGTGAAATATGCCCTCCGTTAAGTAAATTTTGGAATTTTCTATCTATTTCCAACCTTTTCTCTAAGGTTGTTCTTTCAGTCAAGGGTATTATTGGAACATCACTATAGAATGGATTGCTTCTCATACCAGATACTTTTGCGTTAGCTCTTCCAAATCTTTCTATATCCAACTCGGCAAGTCGGGCTGATGCATTTTCTTGAGCACTTTGTGCTAATACAAATCTTAAGTCCGTTTCTTGAGAAAACATCTTAACATGATCTTTCATTCTATTGATAATTTCTAGACCAAAATCAATTCCATCTTCTTTAGTAATGCTTGAACTAGTATAAGCTCTGACAGCTTCATACAAACCTATGAAACTGAAAGTATATGTTGCATTGTCTTCATTGAAGTATTGATTATCTGTCGATTGACTCGAGAGGAATGGTAAAAGATTTTGTCTAGATCTTTTTCTTATTGTTTTTCTTTTCTCGATAAAAGCTCTCTTGACCATCAACATTAAATTTTCAAGTATATTATTCAGCTTTTGTTCATTTTGATTGGATTCATATACTATTCTGGGCAAATTTATAAAAATAGTCGCCATATTCCCTGTCCGTAAACAATCAATCTCCCAATTTTTTGACCAATTATTGTCTAGCCTTGATCCAGAAGCAGAAAAACTAATTCTTTCATCATCACCCAAGAACATAAAATAAGGCAAACCTATCTTTGAAGCCATTCTGAAAGCTTTCAACAATTTTTGTTTTGAATCGCTTTTCTTTAAAAAATTCCCCCTGACTTTAATGATTGGGTGAGGATTTATGAATGGCTTAGTTTGAGAAGATTCAGTAAATACTTCAAGAATCCAATCGAAAAGTAATTGAGACTCTTCTTCAAAATCTCCATATGTACCAGAAATTTTCCCTTTAGGACCAATGGCTTTAACATTTTTTAAAAAAGATGGCATAACTGGTTCTAAACATAAGGAAATGCCTTTTTGATTTACATTAATCATCTGATTATGATGGAGATTATAGAAGAAAAATTTCAACGCATCTTTAATTTTTTCTTTATCGATTTTTTCTATAAATGGGGCTAAAAAAATATTGAACATATCTATGCTTTGTTCTCCATATGATTCAGCTTTGGTCGCTAAGTAAATCATCCTTAAAGCCTCTAGAGCCCCCTCAAAAGTTTTAAAATTCCTAAGATCGCTCAAACCATTCTTAAAGAAGAATCGGATATCATGCACGACTTCGTTAGGTTTCAAAGGCCAATAATTTAGATCAGTTATATGAAGTGAACCAGATAGATGAGAGTCAGCAATATCTCGGGGCAGAGAAGTCAACAAGGCATATTCTTCAATAACTGATGAACCAGAAGCATAGATTATTTTTTCAACATTAAATCCTTTTTGGCCTGTAGTTTTGAATAATTGATATACATCGTAAATTGGCATACCAAGTCTAGTTAATTTGTGTCTATATTCATCCAATCCTTTCTCTATTAGAATTGCATTAACAAATTCACGGATCAAAGGTGCAGTTAAATAAGTTGTCCTCAACTGGATGAGTCTTTCTTCAGCTTCAGTAGCAATCTCTTCTGCAAGATCATAAGGAATATTCGCTTCTGTTGTAAGTGAATTGATTATCTTCTCTTTATTAAATTCCTCTATCGAAAATCGAGATGTTCTTACATATAATTTACCTTTTTTTATAGCTACATACTCTTCTAGTTCTCTCGCAAATTTTATTACTTCTATACCTAAATCAGTTATCATATATTTTTTCTTATCTTTATCTAACGTTATTAGGTCTGGCTCTATCAAATTTTTTAGATGGTATACAAATTTTCCAGCATCTCTTACTGGATCTAATTTCAACGAAAACATAATTTCAGTATATGGTAAAGATCCCTTTACATCTAGCAATCTTAAAATCTGCAATCGTATTTTTGATGAAACTGAATTAAAAATATCAGAACTTATTTTCTCAAAAGAAAATGTCATATAATTTCAGTCCAAAATTTAGAGTTTGGCAATCTTTTATTTAAATGATACCAGCTTTTAAGGAATTGTTTTTGTATATCTATAATTATTTAATTAGTGACTGAAAATTTTTTATCAAAAAATCAAATTACTATTATTATGAAATAGGTGCATTCCAATGGATAAAAATTTAAACATAATTTTCGATAAACTCATAAACGATGAGATTTCGATCGAGATCTTGAAATTCTGTAGATTCGAAAGACCTACAAATCATATAAAGGAACACATTTATCATCTTGGCTTGCTAGGTAAAGAAAAGAATAAAGTAATGATGGAATTAAGTAAGAGATTACGAGAATTAGAAGAATTGAATGCTTTAGAATTCATTAATAGCTCAAAGAGTTGGAATACAACGAAAATTGGTGAAAAAGTACTAAACAAATATTTTACTTAAAAAAGCGAAATCATAAAAAATCATGCAAGATCATTTTTTAATTAAACAATCAAAAAGGAAAATTTGATGCTTCAATATTATTCATCCTCAGACATCTACAGACTAGAGCTCAATTCAGAATATCTTGGAATATCCACTTTGCAATTAATGGAGAATGCAGGAAAAGCTGTTGCAGATGAAATATCATCAAAATTTGCTACTGACTCAAAAGTTATTATATTTGGCGGGACAGGACGTAACGGCGGTGATGGAATGGTAGCTGCTAGACATTTATCCTCTATGGATTATGATGTTACTTTCATTCTTGTTGGTAAAGTAAAGGAAATAGAAGACAATTCAACAAAGTCTAATTGGAAAGCACTGAAATCGATGTTAGTATCGGTTAAAATCAAAGATTTCTCTGATAATTTAAAACTTGAATATGATTGTGATGTTGTAGTTGATGCGATGCTTGGAATTGGAGCTAAAGGAATTCTACGCCAGCCCTTTATTGAAGCAGTAAGACAATTCAATCGCCTCAAGGGATATAAGATCTCAATAGACATCCCTACTGGAATGGACTCCAATAATGGAAAAATTCTGGGGGAAGCAATAAAACCAGATTTAATACTTACATTTCATGGAATTAAAAAAGGGTTAGCTAAAAGGAAAACGCAATCCGAGACAAAAATAATAAGTATTGGAATCCCTAAAGAAGCTGAATTATTGGTTGGTCCAGGAGATGTAAAATTAGTAACGAAGGATCGACCGCCAGATTCTCATAAAGGTGATTTTGGGCGTCTTCTTATTATTGGCGGTAGTAAAATGTATTCTGGAGCTCCTGCGCTTGCAGGTATGGCGGCTCTAAGAACAGGTTGTGATTTGGTCTATATAGCATCACCAGAAAAAAATGCTTACGCTATTTCCTCTACGTCACCAAACTTAATCACTATAAAGTTAGTGAGTGAGGAATTTGAAGTTAAAAATTTAAAACAACTTAAACCTATTTTAAAAAAAACATCTGCTGTAATATTAGGTCCAGGACTTGGTCTAAATCCTGATACAATAGAAGCAGTAACTGAACTATTTACTATCTTAAACAATCTAAAGAAGCCTACGGTAATAGATGCTGACGCAATAAGAATACTTGGATTGAAGAAGTTGAAGATTGATTTTCCTGCAGTATTAACACCTCATTCTGGAGAGTTCGAAACCTTAATTGGTAAAAAAGCCTCTATGAATTTGAGTTCTAGAATCAAAGAAGTCAATAAAACAGCTAAGAAATTAAATGCTATAATAGTTCTAAAGGGTGCTGCTGATATAATATCTGATGGACAAAATTCAAGAAGTAATTTTACAGGCAATCCTGGTATGACTGTAGGAGGAACTGGGGACGTTCTTTCAGGAATAATAGGGGGCCTCATTGCCCAAGGTAATAATTGTTTCAATTCCTCAGTCGCTAGTACTTTCATAAATGGCGCAACAGGGGATTTAATATTTAAAGAAATTGGATTCCATATGGTTCCAACTGATCTCATCGATAAAATACCTAAAGTTATGGTGGATCCTATGGTTCATAAAAATGTGAAATTTGATTGAATCAAAATAAAGCCAAGATATATGTTTATCTTATGAAACAAGACGATCCAAAGAAATGCACATCAGCAAAATTGATCAGATTCAATAAAGCCAAGTCTATACATCATCAGTCTCAAATTAGGAATAAGATGATAGTATTGAATCCATTTTCGAGAGAGGTTTTGACAAAAAAAGATAGAAAATCAATATATAATCATGGCATTGTTGCTATTGATTGTTCTTGGAAAAAAGCAGAGGCAATCCTAAAAAAAAAGTTTAAAGGAATTAATAGGAAGTTACCACTTCTTCTTGCTGCTAATCCCGTTAATTATGGGAGAATTGGACAATTAAGTTCAATCGAGGCTTTGGCATCAGCACTCTATATATCAGATTTTGAAGATCAAGCAAATGAAATACTTTCTCTTTTCAAATGGGGAGAAAGTTTCAGGACTTTAAATAAATCTCCTCTAGCTGAGTATAAATCAGCCACAAGTAATGAGGAAGTATACAAAATAGAAAAAGAATTTTTTTGAAGCCCAGTTTAGAATGCAGTTTATAATATAGTGCGCGCGCCTTTAGAATCTTGCATAGGTTGATAATAATTGTACGATATAATAATAATAGGCTCTGGTCCAGCCGGATTAACGGCCGCTATCTATTCTAGTCGAGCTATGCTGAAGACCCTTGTCATTAGTGGGACATCTTGGGGTGGACAACTTATGCTCGCCGAGAAAGTAGAAAATTATCCTGGTTTTAAAGAAGGGATTCTTGGTCCTGACCTTATGAATATTATTTATCAGCAAGCTGAACATTTTGGTGCTGAAATTATATTTGAAAATGCCTCCGCTGTAGACTTTTCATTTAAGCCTTTTAAGATTTGGATTAGAGATAAAA
It encodes:
- a CDS encoding NAD(P)H-hydrate dehydratase; this translates as MLQYYSSSDIYRLELNSEYLGISTLQLMENAGKAVADEISSKFATDSKVIIFGGTGRNGGDGMVAARHLSSMDYDVTFILVGKVKEIEDNSTKSNWKALKSMLVSVKIKDFSDNLKLEYDCDVVVDAMLGIGAKGILRQPFIEAVRQFNRLKGYKISIDIPTGMDSNNGKILGEAIKPDLILTFHGIKKGLAKRKTQSETKIISIGIPKEAELLVGPGDVKLVTKDRPPDSHKGDFGRLLIIGGSKMYSGAPALAGMAALRTGCDLVYIASPEKNAYAISSTSPNLITIKLVSEEFEVKNLKQLKPILKKTSAVILGPGLGLNPDTIEAVTELFTILNNLKKPTVIDADAIRILGLKKLKIDFPAVLTPHSGEFETLIGKKASMNLSSRIKEVNKTAKKLNAIIVLKGAADIISDGQNSRSNFTGNPGMTVGGTGDVLSGIIGGLIAQGNNCFNSSVASTFINGATGDLIFKEIGFHMVPTDLIDKIPKVMVDPMVHKNVKFD
- a CDS encoding DUF367 family protein, producing the protein MNQNKAKIYVYLMKQDDPKKCTSAKLIRFNKAKSIHHQSQIRNKMIVLNPFSREVLTKKDRKSIYNHGIVAIDCSWKKAEAILKKKFKGINRKLPLLLAANPVNYGRIGQLSSIEALASALYISDFEDQANEILSLFKWGESFRTLNKSPLAEYKSATSNEEVYKIEKEFF